In one window of Kosmotoga pacifica DNA:
- a CDS encoding GH36-type glycosyl hydrolase domain-containing protein yields MFDNGYGFFSDDYREYIIKTPKTPRPWINVISNGDYGVVVSSTGSGYSWRTHASLNRITRWNQDIIKDDWGKYIYIRDASTGFFWSPTWKPVCAEPQSFELSHGLGYSEFRTQYFDIFSRLRIFVAKNDPVEIWQLTLKNNSNKERKLSLFTYLEWNLGAAPDWHREFHRSFIETEYVEDKNCILARKRLWELVNEKGQHWNRDWEYTAFFASNITPVSAEGSKEHFIGMYGNVTSPKAVVEGKLFGVFGKWEDPIASLQHEITLKPGEEKTLIYLLGAVKTDESLEEILRIYSSKTRAEEELESVKTYWSKLLDRFSVETPDKAFDIMNNVWLKYQAISGRLWGRTAYYQTGGAYGFRDQLQDSQIFLYLDPEQTKKQIKLHAAHQFSSGIVYHWWHPLSEEGNVSGYSDDLLWLPFVTVRYLKETGDIAFLKEKVRFCDGGEGSIYEHCVRAIDNILGRFGSHGLPLIGTGDWNDGMNAVGTGEKGESVWVGHFLYGILKEFEVVCELAGDAERKEEYKIRAFELKEAINRHGWDGKWYLRAYKDSGEPVGSSQNQEGKIYLNAQTWAILNDTASDDRKRLAYESAKKYLFREYGPILFHPAYSIPDPEIGYLTRYAPGMRENGGLYTHAGTWAVLAAARMNDPNTYSIYRSFMPVYRGMEPDKYLVEPYVTPGNVDGPDSPYFGRGGWSWYTGSAAWYFIAGVEGVLGILPTWEGLKLDPKIPEDWDQVSVKRLFRGVEYRIVIKRTGRKEIIISGEKIDGDVVPPFKDRKSVDVEVHI; encoded by the coding sequence ATGTTCGATAATGGATACGGTTTTTTCTCAGATGATTATCGCGAATACATAATTAAAACACCGAAAACACCACGTCCATGGATCAACGTTATCTCCAATGGGGACTACGGCGTGGTTGTATCCAGCACGGGCTCTGGATACAGCTGGCGAACACACGCATCTTTGAATAGGATAACGCGCTGGAATCAGGACATCATAAAGGATGACTGGGGGAAATATATATATATCCGTGATGCCAGTACAGGGTTTTTCTGGTCACCGACGTGGAAACCCGTATGCGCTGAACCACAGTCCTTTGAGCTTTCTCATGGCCTGGGATATTCGGAGTTCAGGACACAGTATTTCGACATCTTTTCCAGGTTGAGGATATTCGTTGCAAAGAATGATCCCGTAGAGATCTGGCAGCTCACACTGAAGAACAACAGCAACAAGGAAAGAAAACTCTCATTATTTACCTATCTTGAATGGAACCTTGGTGCTGCACCCGACTGGCACAGGGAGTTTCACAGGAGTTTCATCGAAACGGAGTATGTTGAGGATAAAAACTGCATTCTCGCGCGAAAGAGATTATGGGAGCTAGTAAACGAAAAAGGTCAGCACTGGAACAGAGACTGGGAATACACGGCCTTTTTCGCTTCGAACATTACACCTGTATCTGCAGAGGGATCTAAAGAACACTTTATCGGCATGTATGGTAACGTAACGAGTCCAAAAGCTGTAGTGGAAGGAAAGCTCTTCGGTGTATTTGGAAAATGGGAAGACCCTATCGCTTCACTTCAGCATGAAATCACCTTGAAGCCTGGCGAAGAAAAAACGCTAATATACCTTCTCGGAGCCGTAAAAACTGATGAGTCTCTTGAGGAAATTCTCAGGATCTATTCTTCCAAGACGAGAGCTGAAGAGGAACTTGAGAGCGTCAAAACGTACTGGTCAAAGCTTCTGGACAGGTTCAGCGTTGAAACACCGGATAAAGCTTTCGATATTATGAACAACGTCTGGTTGAAATATCAAGCAATCTCCGGAAGGCTTTGGGGAAGAACTGCATATTATCAGACCGGTGGAGCGTATGGTTTCAGAGACCAGCTTCAGGATAGTCAGATCTTTCTGTACCTTGATCCCGAACAGACAAAAAAGCAGATAAAGCTCCATGCGGCTCATCAATTTTCCTCGGGTATCGTCTACCACTGGTGGCACCCCCTGAGCGAAGAAGGAAATGTTTCCGGTTATTCCGATGATCTCCTCTGGCTTCCCTTTGTGACCGTTAGATATCTCAAAGAGACTGGAGATATTGCCTTTTTAAAAGAAAAGGTGCGCTTCTGTGATGGAGGCGAAGGAAGTATCTATGAGCACTGCGTAAGAGCAATAGACAATATACTTGGACGTTTCGGGAGTCACGGGCTCCCCCTCATAGGCACTGGCGACTGGAACGACGGCATGAATGCGGTTGGAACCGGGGAAAAAGGTGAAAGCGTCTGGGTGGGACACTTTCTATACGGTATACTGAAAGAATTTGAAGTGGTCTGTGAGCTTGCAGGGGATGCTGAAAGAAAGGAAGAATACAAAATTCGTGCGTTTGAACTTAAAGAGGCAATAAACAGGCATGGTTGGGATGGAAAGTGGTATCTCAGGGCGTATAAAGACAGTGGAGAGCCAGTAGGAAGCTCGCAAAACCAGGAAGGGAAAATCTATTTGAACGCGCAGACATGGGCAATATTAAATGACACAGCTTCTGATGATAGAAAAAGACTTGCCTATGAGTCTGCAAAGAAATATCTCTTTAGAGAATACGGTCCTATTCTCTTTCATCCAGCGTATTCTATCCCCGATCCAGAAATTGGCTACTTGACCAGATATGCTCCAGGTATGCGTGAAAATGGTGGGCTTTACACCCATGCCGGTACCTGGGCAGTGCTTGCCGCTGCCAGAATGAATGATCCAAATACGTATAGCATCTACCGTAGCTTCATGCCAGTGTATAGAGGAATGGAACCTGACAAATATTTGGTCGAGCCATATGTGACTCCGGGCAACGTTGATGGCCCTGATTCTCCCTATTTTGGAAGAGGAGGCTGGAGCTGGTACACGGGTTCAGCAGCGTGGTATTTCATAGCTGGGGTCGAAGGAGTGCTGGGCATTCTGCCCACCTGGGAAGGGTTAAAACTTGACCCCAAGATTCCCGAAGACTGGGATCAAGTATCCGTAAAACGTCTGTTCAGAGGAGTTGAATACAGGATTGTTATCAAACGCACCGGGCGTAAGGAGATCATTATCTCGGGAGAGAAAATAGATGGGGACGTTGTTCCACCTTTCAAAGATAGAAAAAGTGTGGACGTAGAGGTCCATATTTGA